One window of the Populus trichocarpa isolate Nisqually-1 chromosome 9, P.trichocarpa_v4.1, whole genome shotgun sequence genome contains the following:
- the LOC7478727 gene encoding leucine-rich repeat protein 2: MAHLYLLSIFLSLLLSIPRSLSTNSEGNALQALRSRLSDPTNALQSWDPALVSPCTWFHVTCDSNNHVTRLDLGNSNISGTLGPELGQLKHLKYLELYRNDIGGKIPKELGNLKNLVSMDMYGNKFEGEIPKSFAKLKSLVFLRLNNNKLSGSIPRELATLKDLKVFDVSNNNLCGTIPVDGPFASFPMESFANNRLNGPELKGLVPYDFGC, from the exons ATGGCTCACCTTTACCTtctatctatttttctttcccttcttctctCCATTCCCCGCTCCCTCTCCACCAACTCTGAAG GAAATGCTTTGCAAGCTTTAAGAAGTAGGCTTTCCGATCCAACCAATGCGTTGCAGAGTTGGGACCCAGCTCTTGTCAGTCCCTGCACCTGGTTCCATGTCACTTGTGATTCCAACAATCATGTTACCCGCTT GGATTTGGGTAATTCTAATATTTCTGGAACTTTGGGACCAGAGCTTGGACAACTCAAGCATCTAAAGTACTT GGAGCTTTATAGGAATGATATAGGAGGGAAAATTCCCAAGGAGTTGGGTAATTTGAAAAACCTTGTTAGCATGGATATGTATGGCAACAAGTTTGAAGGAGAAATACCTAAATCTTTTGCCAAGTTGAAGTCTCTCGTATTCCT TCGACTAAACAACAACAAGCTATCAGGATCTATTCCAAGGGAGCTCGCAACTCTTAAGGACCTCAAAGTTTT TGATGTTTCTAACAACAATCTCTGTGGAACAATTCCTGTTGATGGCCCCTTCGCCTCGTTTCCGATGGAAAG TTTCGCAAACAACAGGCTTAATGGACCTGAGCTGAAGGGACTGGTGCCTTATGATTTCGGATGCTGA
- the LOC7478725 gene encoding uncharacterized protein LOC7478725, producing the protein MLQADEQSMDLGCLDLGCISVLDKHSSDSFVLDPVNKECDSREKVSSGSKIGKNKSPKGTGQSALNSLSKFTSQIKKPSHRKNSPINWFPRKKGDSYLQRKIKMLQELDGMNMTLDEALGDSNPHYSRVLREKIEAREAANKAVEARKAALVEASWCRILKAARIQSKEAEELLLKAEKNAAEAFEAAKAMEVIMFDIPNSPRMPCQVQKSTVKVGGPTAHTVTASFATVFEVDKQVAAAVKTAFTKLANCPTFNKEEFKDLLRKISQNPDMDDSNSEFSECESESGSEFELISKDMDCKFPSPGTRISKYKRRQSLDKLDMIKLVDVMLERLRCLNEDELSSLATIVATCGLNAALAEVENSKVHDPVFAADYTSSQALNLPRRMSSVGSGTMRRNEVRLGLPSLDKFLVKHMSKLEREVQEAKDRRRNELKAGNQGNTDKTGDGKVNIDGKKTSKSIPDLGSILMKHSSKLEKEIEEAKKHSRKSFEIISKKPVSDLITSEGISDLGSILIKHPSKLEKEVLEIRKNSGKTFDMDGKDLGGAINGQRKDVPEVPSLDKFLVKHVSTLEKEVQEAKNRKKNESVEKGRVEKENVDLNKEENILEGEKMQALSSGSNCGNYRHQNKYGGNVTAGCEGLDRVLVKRVSRLEKEKTASSLNQEEMNVKRSGRKVLTQTNEGDLDQILVKQKSRLEREKMASAQQSGEVPARLSVSRREARERELQEAWGGLSLGNSIRPHLSKLEKEKAAWIKAEEEARRQATEEV; encoded by the exons ATGCTGCAAGCAGATGAg CAATCAATGGATCTCGGGTGCTTAGATTTGGGATGCATCTCTGTGTTAGACAAGCACAGCAGCGACAGTTTTGTTCTTGATCCTGTTAACAAGGAATGTGATTCGCGGGAGAAGGTTTCTTCGGGTTCTAAGATCGGGAAG AATAAATCGCCAAAAGGGACTGGCCAATCAGCATTGAATTCTCTAAGCAAATTTACATCCCAGATTAAGAAGCCTTCTCACCGTAAGAATTCTCCTATCAACTGGTTCCCACGCAAGAAGGGGGACTCCTACTTGCAGAGGAAAATCAAAATGCTGCAG GAATTGGATGGGATGAATATGACTCTTGATGAGGCGCTTGGTGATTCAAACCCACATTATTCTAGAGTCTTGAGAGAGAAAATTGAAGCAAGAGAGGCTGCAAACAAAGCGGTGGAGGCTCGAAAAGCTGCACTGGTGGAAGCATCTTGGTGTCGGATACTAAAAGCTGCCAG GATCCAGAGTAAAGAAGCAGAAGAACTGCTGCTTAAAGCAGAGAAAAATGCAGCCGAAGCTTTTGAAGCTGCAAAAGCTATGGAAGTAATCATGTTCGATATACCAAATAGTCCTCGGATGCCTTGTCAAGTTCAAAAATCTACTGTTAAAGTAGGGGGGCCTACTGCTCATACGGTCACAGCATCTTTTGCAACTGTATTTGAGGTAGATAAACAAGTAGCTGCAGCGGTCAAAACTGCATTCACCAAGCTTGCAAACTGTCCTACTTTTAACAAAGAAGAATTCAAAGATCTGCTGCGAAAAATCAGTCAGAATCCAGATATGGATGATAGTAATTCTGAATTTTCAGAGTGTGAATCAGAGTCTGGGTCAGAATTTGAACTGATATCTAAAGACATGGATTGTAAGTTTCCCAGTCCTGGGACAAGAATCAGTAAATATAAGAGAAGACAGTCTTTGGACAAGTTGGATATGATCAAGCTTGTGGATGTGATGCTTGAGAGGCTTAGATGTTTGAATGAAGACGAACTTTCTTCTTTGGCAACTATCGTTGCTACATGCGGTTTAAATGCTGCCTTGGCAGAAGTAGAAAACAGTAAGGTGCATGATCCAGTCTTTGCTGCTGATTATACCTCAAGTCAAGCACTTAACCTTCCCCGAAGAATGTCTTCTGTTGGTTCAGGAACAATGAGAAGGAACGAGGTTCGGTTGGGACTCCCAAGTCTAGACAAGTTCTTGGTCAAGCACATGTCAAAACTTGAAAGAGAGGTGCAAGAAGCTAAGGATAGGAGGAGGAATGAACTCAAGGCTGGGAATCAAGGGAATACGGATAAAACTGGTGATGGAAAGGTCAATATAGATGGTAAGAAGACTTCTAAGAGCATTCCTGATCTCGGAAGTATTCTTATGAAGCATTCCTCAAAGTTAGAAAAGGAGATTGAAGAAGCAAAGAAGCATTCAagaaaaagttttgaaattatttcGAAGAAACCGGTCAGTGACTTGATTACATCCGAGGGCATTTCTGACCTGGGAAGTATATTGATTAAGCATCCGTCAAAGCTTGAAAAGGAAGTTCTAGAGATAAGAAAAAACTCAGGAAAAACATTTGACATGGATGGCAAGGACCTCGGAGGAGCAATTAATGGTCAAAGAAAAGATGTTCCAGAAGTACCAAGCCTGGATAAGTTTCTGGTAAAACATGTTTCAACACTAGAAAAGGAGGTTCAGGAAGCaaagaacagaaagaaaaatgaatcagTTGAGAAAGGCAGAGTAGAGAAGGAAAATGTGGACTTGAATAAAGAAGAGAATATACTGGAAGGAGAGAAAATGCAAGCATTGTCATCGGGAAGCAACTGTGGAAATTACAGGCACCAAAACAAATATGGAGGAAATGTTACTGCAGGTTGTGAGGGCCTGGACAGAGTTCTGGTCAAGCGTGTCTCTAGACTAGAGAAAGAGAAAACGGCATCGAGTCTAAACCAAGAAGAGATGAATGTGAAAAGAAGTGGCAGAAAAGTGCTTACGCAGACAAATGAAGGTGATTTGGACCAAATTTTggttaaacaaaaatcaaggcTCGAAAGAGAGAAGATGGCTTCTGCTCAGCAATCTGGAGAAGTGCCAGCTAGGCTCTCTGTATCTCGTAGAGAAGCAAGGGAGAGAGAGTTGCAAGAAGCATGGGGAGGCTTAAGTTTAGGAAACTCCATTCGCCCACATCTCTCCaaacttgaaaaggaaaag GCGGCTTGGATTAAAGCTGAAGAGGAGGCAAGAAGGCAAGCCACGGAGGAAGTGTAA
- the LOC7469623 gene encoding probable prolyl 4-hydroxylase 9 isoform X2 gives MVFQDVPVTRPRLRMLEVAEGDHDTMPHGVTGEASVESIPFQVLSWKPRALYFPKFATPEQCESIIKMVESKLKPSTLALRKGETAESTKDTRTSSGSFVSGSEDETGTLDFIEKKIAKATMIPQSHGEAFNILRYEIGQKYDSHYDAFNPDEYGQQSSQRTASFLLYLSNVEEGGETMFPFENGSAVIPGFDYKQCVGLKVKPRQGDGLLFYSLFPNGTIDPTSLHGSCPVIKGVKWVATKWIRDQIWTRDE, from the exons ATGGTTTTTCAGGATGTACCTGTTACTAGACCGAGGTTAAGAATGCTTGAAGTAGCTGAAGGGGATCATGATACGATGCCGCATGGGGTTACTGGAGAAGCTTCCGTTGAATCCATTCCTTTTCAG GTATTAAGTTGGAAACCAAGAGCACTTTATTTTCCGAAGTTTGCGACTCCCGAACAATGCGAAAGCATAATCAAAATGGTTGAGTCTAAATTAAAACCATCTACACTAGCTTTGCGAAAGGGAGAAACTGCTGAGAGTACCAAAGACACTAGAACAAG TTCAGGATCATTTGTTAGTGGATCAGAAGATGAAACTGGGACCTTGGACTTCATCGAGAAGAAAATTGCAAAGGCTACAATGATCCCGCAATCCCATGGAGAG GCATTTAATATCTTGCGTTATGAAATCGGGCAGAAGTATGATTCGCATTATGATGCGTTTAACCCAGACGAATATGGTCAACAGTCGAGCCAAAGG ACTGCTTCTTTCTTGCTGTATCTGTCTAATGTGGAAGAAGGTGGAGAAACCATGTTCCCCTTCGAG AATGGCTCTGCAGTAATTCCTGGTTTTGATTACAAACAATGTGTTGGCTTGAAAGTGAAGCCTCGGCAAGGTGATGGGCTTCTATTTTACTCATTGTTTCCAAATGGCACAATTGAtccg ACATCTCTTCACGGAAGCTGTCCAGTCATCAAAGGGGTGAAATGGGTGGCAACAAAGTGGATTAGAGATCAAATATGGACTAGGGATGAATAG
- the LOC7469623 gene encoding probable prolyl 4-hydroxylase 9 isoform X1, with protein MKIKTKRSKRKLGLPAAIILCSLFFLAGFYSSIFFPHDVPVTRPRLRMLEVAEGDHDTMPHGVTGEASVESIPFQVLSWKPRALYFPKFATPEQCESIIKMVESKLKPSTLALRKGETAESTKDTRTSSGSFVSGSEDETGTLDFIEKKIAKATMIPQSHGEAFNILRYEIGQKYDSHYDAFNPDEYGQQSSQRTASFLLYLSNVEEGGETMFPFENGSAVIPGFDYKQCVGLKVKPRQGDGLLFYSLFPNGTIDPTSLHGSCPVIKGVKWVATKWIRDQIWTRDE; from the exons atgaaaatcaaaacgAAACGATCAAAAAGAAAACTGGGGTTACCAGCTGCAATtattctttgttctttgttctttcttGCCGGTTTCTACAGTTCCATTTTCTTCCCCCAC GATGTACCTGTTACTAGACCGAGGTTAAGAATGCTTGAAGTAGCTGAAGGGGATCATGATACGATGCCGCATGGGGTTACTGGAGAAGCTTCCGTTGAATCCATTCCTTTTCAG GTATTAAGTTGGAAACCAAGAGCACTTTATTTTCCGAAGTTTGCGACTCCCGAACAATGCGAAAGCATAATCAAAATGGTTGAGTCTAAATTAAAACCATCTACACTAGCTTTGCGAAAGGGAGAAACTGCTGAGAGTACCAAAGACACTAGAACAAG TTCAGGATCATTTGTTAGTGGATCAGAAGATGAAACTGGGACCTTGGACTTCATCGAGAAGAAAATTGCAAAGGCTACAATGATCCCGCAATCCCATGGAGAG GCATTTAATATCTTGCGTTATGAAATCGGGCAGAAGTATGATTCGCATTATGATGCGTTTAACCCAGACGAATATGGTCAACAGTCGAGCCAAAGG ACTGCTTCTTTCTTGCTGTATCTGTCTAATGTGGAAGAAGGTGGAGAAACCATGTTCCCCTTCGAG AATGGCTCTGCAGTAATTCCTGGTTTTGATTACAAACAATGTGTTGGCTTGAAAGTGAAGCCTCGGCAAGGTGATGGGCTTCTATTTTACTCATTGTTTCCAAATGGCACAATTGAtccg ACATCTCTTCACGGAAGCTGTCCAGTCATCAAAGGGGTGAAATGGGTGGCAACAAAGTGGATTAGAGATCAAATATGGACTAGGGATGAATAG
- the LOC18102089 gene encoding probable E3 ubiquitin-protein ligase RHY1A — protein sequence MTSASELFYQRRSRVSRANTDLGLEPSVSDRIFYQNYNRRHHNNHNHRHDLDGCDPLRRSPHVRHPCQRFLSERASSRLDQGTSQFVPSNNNSTETLSSTSRPRVTVNDRLPGAVVLARARLLERLRGVSLSGNRQSGRAFLGIYNREYTLGDELRVVDAGDWGTDISTGLFAGGSSSDDSTLQTERLHTVQESHKKKPPGLTQDALHCLQSEVFSSVEKGIEGGVSQVSWDCSICLESFTEGDELIRLPCEHRFHSACLDPWVRTCGDCPYCRRDVVVTND from the exons ATGACGAGCGCATCGGAGTTGTTTTATCAAAGAAGGTCGCGAGTGAGCCGAGCCAATACCGATCTAGGGCTCGAACCTTCTGTTTCTGACcgtattttttaccaaaattacAATCGCCGCCATCACAATAATCATAATCACCGTCATGATTTAGACGGCTGTGATCCTCTTCGCAGATCTCCTCACGTGCGGCACCCCTGCCAGCGCTTTCTCTCT GAACGTGCCTCATCTCGACTTGATCAAGGTACCAGTCAATTTGTACCAAGCAACAATAACAGCACTGAAACTCTAAGCAGCACAAGCCGGCCAAGAGTGACTGTAAATGACAGACTTCCTGGAGCTGTGGTACTTGCAAGGGCAAGGCTTCTCGAAAGGTTAAGAGGAGTTTCACTTTCTGGAAACAG GCAAAGTGGCCGGGCTTTTCTTGGCATCTATAACAGGGAGTATACGCTTGGCGATGAATTGAGGGTTGTTGATGCAGGGGACTGGGGAACTGACATTTCTACAGGGTTGTTTGCTGGAGGTTCCTCTTCCGATGACTCAACCCTTCAAACAGAAAGACTTCACACCGTGCAGGAATCACACAAGAAGAAACCACCTGGTCTAACCCAAGATGCCCTTCACTGTTTGCAATCAGAGGTATTTAGCAGCGTAGAGAAGGGTATCGAAGGGGGTGTATCTCAGGTGTCATGGGATTGTAGTATATGTCTCGAGAGTTTCACAGAAGGAGATGAACTTATTCGGTTGCCATGTGAGCATAGATTCCACTCTGCTTGCTTGGATCCTTGGGTCCGGACATGCGGTGACTGCCCATATTGTCGAAGAGATGTAGTTGTAACTAATGACTGA
- the LOC7469619 gene encoding uncharacterized protein LOC7469619: MAPSPSFLIGPPESYRRAPLTTTARTQKPQTKAPVWYPHMEIPTLTPCQFLFFKITPSTTPETLFRWLERAWNEDPNTTLKLICYLGLATIKGKPNKYAFFNSVLWLHKYQHYVLASNLAALASFGYLKDLPEILYRILVFEMVNGGYCQSRMLDQGENVKMDQIENEEMEKEETRVLRREKDIFWAECAVFFHRNVSAYHFLHNCVADIYADLLKSDIEFLNLGEVEKISLAAKWCPSVNSFYDRRTQICESIAKALFPFDSDPGYFVIENAHYVYRVRNRLMKEVLVPLRKALVRRTRCDPITHRPFRPIVSTAVKKMYSGLWTADYNKRFNVYVEIAARTTKKKKLLLPHEIVASLRDKSSSMVAESKWESLVNYLKKKGSLKNCLAVYGISRDMNKMQKDICVSMGLLVSELSEEPWKGKIVSFGDDPKIRMIHGSNLPAKIEFMRQLDYSKVENIKRVFDQIFEFALAEKISQENMPQKIFVFTDMGLQQVSACLWGMWGSYRRRRGCTTLPEIVFWNLRGETGVLNFPARNLNRVTMVNGFSNDSLAALLERDVVPTLEDLMRSIGPDNVLKSTISGDLYDNLLV; the protein is encoded by the coding sequence ATGGCTCCTTCTCCTTCCTTTCTCATTGGCCCACCAGAGAGTTACCGCCGTGCCCCACTCACCACCACCGCAAGAACTCAAAAACCACAAACAAAAGCTCCTGTATGGTACCCTCATATGGAGATTCCTACCTTAACCCCTTGCcagtttctcttcttcaaaatCACTCCCAGTACAACCCCTGAAACTCTATTTCGCTGGTTAGAACGTGCCTGGAATGAAGACCCAAATACCACTCTCAAGCTCATTTGCTATCTTGGATTAGCCACCATAAAGGGAAAACCTAATAAATACGCGTTCTTTAACTCGGTTCTTTGGCTTCATAAGTACCAACATTATGTTCTTGCATCAAATCTTGCAGCCTTGGCAAGTTTTGGGTACTTGAAAGATCTTCCGGAAATCTTGTATCGAATCTTGGTGTTTGAGATGGTAAATGGAGGTTACTGTCAAAGCAGAATGTTGGATCAAGGAGAGAACGTGAAAATGGATCAGATCGAGAATGAAGAGATGGAGAAGGAGGAAACGAGGGTTCTGAGGAGGGAGAAAGACATTTTTTGGGCTGAATGTGCAGTCTTTTTTCACCGAAATGTTTCAGCATATCATTTCTTGCACAATTGTGTTGCAGATATTTATGCAGATTTGCTGAAGTCTGATATCGAATTCTTGAACTTGGGTGAGGTTGAAAAGATTAGTTTGGCTGCAAAATGGTGTCCTTCTGTCAATAGTTTCTATGATAGGAGAACTCAGATCTGTGAAAGCATTGCAAAGGCACTTTTCCCTTTCGATTCAGACCCCGGGTACTTTGTTATTGAAAATGCTCACTATGTTTATAGGGTTCGAAATCGCTTGATGAAAGAAGTTCTTGTTCCTCTTCGTAAAGCCCTTGTGAGGAGAACAAGGTGTGATCCAATCACACACAGGCCTTTTAGACCTATTGTGTCAACCGCTGTGAAGAAAATGTATTCAGGGCTTTGGACTGCGGATTACAATAAAAGGTTTAACGTTTACGTGGAGATTGCAGCAAGAAcaacgaagaaaaaaaagttgttgctTCCTCATGAAATTGTAGCTTCTTTGAGGGATAAAAGTAGCAGCATGGTTGCAGAGTCTAAATGGGAAAGCCTTGTTAACTACTTGAAAAAGAAAGGGAGCTTGAAGAATTGTTTGGCAGTTTATGGGATATCAAGGGACATGAACAAAATGCAGAAGGATATTTGTGTATCGATGGGGTTGTTAGTTTCAGAACTCAGTGAAGAACCATGGAAGGGCAAGATTGTATCTTTTGGTGATGATCCTAAGATTCGCATGATTCATGGAAGTAATCTTCCAGCCAAGATTGAGTTCATGAGGCAACTGGACTATAGTAAGGTTGAAAAtattaagagggtgtttgacCAAATATTCGAATTTGCTCTTGCGGAGAAGATTAGCCAAGAGAATATGCCACAAAAGATATTTGTTTTCACTGACATGGGATTACAGCAGGTATCTGCTTGCTTGTGGGGCATGTGGGGGAGTTATAGGAGAAGGAGAGGGTGTACAACATTGCCAGAGATTGTATTTTGGAATCTAAGAGGTGAAACTGGTGTCTTGAATTTCCCAGCAAGGAACTTGAATAGGGTGACGATGGTTAATGGGTTTTCGAATGATTCATTGGCAGCTTTGCTGGAGAGAGATGTGGTTCCAACTCTAGAAGATTTGATGAGGTCAATTGGGCCAGATAatgttttgaaatcaaccatTTCTGGAGATTTGTATGACAATTTACTCGTATAA